A part of Bacillus marinisedimentorum genomic DNA contains:
- a CDS encoding phosphoribosylanthranilate isomerase has product MNRPLVKLCGIRSLSDLETAVPFNPDYIGFIFAESKRRVKSEDARRWLGQFSKEELPKAAGVFVNASDKEVIRTAAEIPLDVVQLHGDESAERVFRMKSETGLQVWKALRHHEAILDEMKGYEGAADGFVIDAFVRGARGGTGTSFNWDGVPDLLMEARKQKVPCFIAGGIRPDNVEKLLAFEPDGIDVSSGIETDEQKDVLKIGELMGKVEHYEYKLS; this is encoded by the coding sequence TTGAACCGGCCGCTCGTTAAGCTTTGCGGAATCAGATCACTGTCCGATTTAGAAACTGCTGTACCTTTCAATCCTGATTACATTGGATTCATTTTTGCGGAGAGTAAGCGCCGCGTCAAGTCCGAGGATGCCAGGCGATGGCTTGGTCAGTTCAGTAAGGAAGAGCTGCCGAAAGCAGCCGGTGTCTTCGTGAATGCAAGTGACAAGGAAGTTATCAGGACGGCTGCAGAGATCCCGCTTGATGTTGTCCAGCTGCATGGCGACGAATCTGCGGAGCGCGTTTTCCGTATGAAAAGCGAGACAGGCCTCCAAGTCTGGAAAGCACTTCGCCATCATGAAGCCATACTCGATGAAATGAAGGGTTATGAAGGTGCTGCTGATGGCTTTGTCATTGATGCATTTGTCCGGGGGGCAAGGGGCGGCACCGGAACATCTTTCAACTGGGATGGCGTACCGGACCTGTTAATGGAGGCAAGGAAGCAAAAGGTTCCATGTTTTATTGCCGGAGGGATACGCCCTGATAATGTGGAAAAGCTGCTTGCTTTTGAACCGGACGGAATTGATGTATCAAGCGGAATTGAAACAGATGAACAGAAAGACGTTTTGAAAATCGGAGAGCTGATGGGGAAGGTGGAACACTATGAGTATAAGTTATCCTGA
- the trpC gene encoding indole-3-glycerol phosphate synthase TrpC — MLEKIVAKKREELQNFVLPEQRDVERASLIHSIKSSANPVSIIAEVKKASPSKGVIRPDFDPAWIAGRYEEGGARAVSVLTDRHFFQGDRSYLTEIKQKVSIPVLRKDFIISPEQVEESARIGADAILLIGEALEPAVLFELFKQAEEKGMEALVEVHSAETLEMILSVFQPPLIGINNRNLKTFHTDLSQTEKVAEMVPEGSMLVSESGIFSSADLERVHRAGAEAALIGESLMRKPDPGEAAAVLLGGVRVEPAAR; from the coding sequence ATGCTTGAAAAAATAGTAGCGAAAAAAAGGGAGGAGCTGCAGAATTTTGTCCTGCCTGAACAACGGGATGTTGAACGGGCATCACTTATCCATTCCATTAAATCGTCAGCTAATCCCGTTTCAATCATAGCCGAAGTGAAAAAGGCATCTCCATCAAAAGGCGTCATCCGGCCTGATTTCGATCCGGCCTGGATTGCCGGGAGATATGAGGAAGGAGGTGCAAGAGCTGTTTCCGTTTTGACGGATCGCCACTTTTTCCAGGGGGACCGTTCGTATCTTACTGAAATTAAACAAAAGGTGAGTATCCCGGTGCTGAGAAAAGATTTCATCATTTCACCAGAACAAGTTGAAGAAAGTGCACGGATTGGCGCCGACGCCATCTTGCTTATCGGTGAAGCGCTTGAACCGGCCGTCCTTTTTGAACTTTTCAAGCAAGCGGAAGAAAAAGGGATGGAAGCACTTGTCGAAGTGCATAGTGCGGAAACACTGGAAATGATTCTGTCGGTATTTCAGCCGCCGCTCATCGGAATAAACAATCGTAATTTAAAGACCTTCCATACTGATTTATCGCAGACGGAAAAGGTTGCAGAGATGGTTCCGGAAGGTTCTATGCTTGTAAGCGAAAGCGGCATATTTTCTTCGGCTGACCTTGAACGTGTTCATCGGGCAGGGGCGGAAGCGGCGCTGATCGGTGAGTCGCTGATGAGAAAACCGGATCCGGGTGAAGCAGCCGCGGTTCTGCTTGGGGGTGTGCGTGTTGAACCGGCCGCTCGTTAA
- the trpD gene encoding anthranilate phosphoribosyltransferase: MLRNVLDRLLAGEHLTEQQAFAVMDEVMGGNVLPTQLASILTVLRFRGETAEEITGFAKAMRGRMAILDSKELDVLDTCGTGGDGQSTFNISTASAIALAALGVKVAKHGNRSVSSKSGSADVLEKLGITVDNGPVNGKQSLLEKGMAFLFAPHYHPAMKHAAAARKEIGFRTVFNVLGPLCNPAGAKRQIIGIYDTNLAEKLARALDRLGTERAMFVTGHDGLDEISISGPTDIVELNEGRIERYVFHPEDAGVERGSLSEIQVENPAESAQLIRGIFAGNAPGSPENIVCLNAGAGLYISGKAACIAEGVHMVRDAIQSGKVNEYYLSIAGREVNHA, translated from the coding sequence TTGCTGAGAAACGTGCTTGACAGGTTATTGGCAGGAGAACATTTAACAGAACAGCAGGCATTTGCTGTCATGGATGAAGTGATGGGCGGAAATGTACTGCCGACCCAGCTGGCCAGCATTTTGACTGTACTTCGGTTCCGCGGCGAAACAGCTGAAGAAATCACAGGGTTTGCAAAAGCGATGCGGGGACGGATGGCAATCCTCGATTCAAAGGAGCTGGATGTACTGGATACGTGCGGCACGGGCGGTGACGGACAGTCTACGTTTAATATCTCAACTGCCTCAGCGATTGCGCTCGCCGCACTCGGTGTCAAAGTCGCAAAGCATGGGAACCGCAGTGTTTCCTCTAAAAGCGGGAGTGCAGACGTACTTGAAAAGCTTGGAATAACGGTTGATAACGGACCGGTAAACGGAAAGCAGTCCCTGCTGGAAAAAGGGATGGCCTTCCTGTTTGCGCCTCATTATCATCCAGCGATGAAACATGCGGCCGCAGCCCGGAAAGAAATCGGTTTCAGGACAGTCTTCAATGTGCTCGGCCCGCTTTGCAATCCGGCGGGAGCTAAAAGGCAGATCATCGGAATATATGACACAAACCTTGCGGAAAAACTCGCCAGAGCGCTCGATAGGCTCGGCACAGAGCGGGCGATGTTTGTCACCGGGCACGACGGGCTTGATGAAATATCCATCTCCGGTCCGACAGATATCGTGGAATTGAATGAAGGCAGGATTGAAAGATACGTTTTCCATCCTGAAGATGCTGGAGTGGAACGGGGCAGCTTGTCTGAAATCCAGGTTGAAAATCCCGCGGAAAGTGCACAGCTCATCAGGGGGATTTTTGCTGGAAATGCCCCCGGGTCTCCAGAAAACATTGTATGCCTGAATGCCGGAGCAGGTTTGTACATTTCCGGAAAAGCAGCCTGTATCGCAGAAGGCGTCCATATGGTCCGTGATGCCATCCAGAGCGGGAAAGTCAACGAATATTACCTGTCCATCGCCGGGAGGGAAGTCAACCATGCTTGA
- the trpE gene encoding anthranilate synthase component I, with amino-acid sequence MHSYSLQSFLRDAKTHHTIPLSTGFYSDTLTPVRIFQSLDEEAAFLLESNEDGHERSRFSFIGLKPFMEIRENTGTFQVEELETGHIVQMPSFKDAFDYVQNKLIVKTPGINASFSGGGVGYMTYEAVADFEKIPFPVTDPHPRYRFIFCTDLITFDHKTREVTVVHFARLNGNETREELIDAYKQAEKEVGALLDKLRNPPVMNESVLLQDHFRVTAGHVESNYEKHGFMADVKKIKDHIIKGDIFQAVLSQRFKRKVTAAGFDIYRVLRMLNPSPYLFYLRIGGREVIGSSPERLVGIENGMIEINPIAGTRRRTGDPDRDDLLAKELLADEKELAEHMMLVDLARNDAGRTAKYGSVNVPLLAEIGRFSHVMHIVSKVTGELRSDVHPLDALAAAFPAGTVSGAPKVKAMEILCGLEPTARGIYSGGIIYAGFDGNVDSCIAIRTMVVKDGEASVQAGAGIVADSDPEKEYMETIHKASALLEALDIAEELFGNNEKGEELIAEKRA; translated from the coding sequence ATGCATTCCTATTCCTTACAATCCTTTTTACGTGATGCTAAAACGCATCACACCATTCCTTTATCAACCGGTTTTTACAGTGACACACTGACGCCGGTCCGTATTTTCCAGAGCCTGGATGAAGAAGCGGCATTTTTGCTTGAAAGCAATGAAGACGGCCATGAGCGGTCCCGTTTTTCGTTTATCGGCTTAAAACCTTTTATGGAAATCCGCGAGAACACTGGAACTTTTCAAGTTGAAGAGTTAGAAACAGGGCATATCGTACAGATGCCTTCTTTTAAAGATGCTTTTGATTATGTACAGAACAAGCTTATAGTCAAAACACCCGGCATCAATGCTTCTTTTTCAGGGGGCGGCGTTGGTTATATGACTTATGAAGCAGTTGCCGATTTCGAAAAGATTCCGTTCCCGGTCACAGACCCTCATCCCCGTTACCGGTTCATTTTTTGCACAGACCTCATCACCTTTGATCATAAAACAAGGGAAGTGACGGTTGTCCATTTTGCCCGCTTAAACGGAAACGAAACAAGAGAGGAGCTTATAGACGCATATAAACAGGCGGAAAAGGAGGTCGGGGCACTCCTCGATAAATTGCGAAATCCGCCTGTCATGAACGAATCAGTATTGCTCCAGGATCATTTCCGCGTTACGGCAGGGCACGTGGAAAGCAACTATGAAAAACATGGATTCATGGCAGACGTGAAGAAAATCAAGGACCATATTATTAAAGGTGACATCTTCCAGGCGGTGTTATCACAGCGTTTTAAACGAAAGGTGACAGCGGCCGGTTTTGATATTTACCGGGTGCTCCGCATGCTGAATCCTTCGCCGTATTTGTTTTATTTGCGGATCGGGGGACGTGAAGTGATCGGAAGTTCGCCGGAGCGACTCGTCGGAATCGAAAATGGCATGATTGAAATCAATCCGATCGCCGGAACGAGAAGAAGGACCGGGGACCCTGACCGTGATGACTTGCTTGCAAAAGAACTGCTGGCAGATGAGAAGGAGCTGGCCGAGCATATGATGCTCGTTGATCTTGCCCGGAATGACGCCGGAAGGACAGCGAAGTACGGATCGGTAAACGTACCGTTACTGGCTGAGATCGGCCGGTTTTCCCATGTTATGCATATTGTCAGCAAGGTGACAGGGGAGCTCCGCAGCGATGTTCATCCGCTTGATGCACTTGCGGCCGCCTTTCCCGCTGGAACGGTTTCCGGCGCTCCGAAAGTGAAGGCGATGGAAATTTTGTGCGGATTGGAGCCGACGGCACGAGGCATCTATTCCGGCGGCATCATTTATGCAGGATTTGATGGGAATGTGGATTCATGCATTGCAATCCGGACAATGGTGGTGAAAGACGGGGAAGCCTCTGTCCAGGCCGGTGCCGGCATTGTGGCTGACTCCGATCCGGAGAAAGAATACATGGAAACGATCCATAAAGCAAGTGCGCTTTTGGAGGCGCTCGATATAGCTGAAGAATTGTTCGGGAATAACGAGAAAGGGGAGGAGCTAATTGCTGAGAAACGTGCTTGA
- a CDS encoding DUF3231 family protein, producing the protein MNLKTLRSVVMGVLSGNQTDEPLHYGEVFAVWSYYAASKAGVATLQTYMNHTGDEDLRNLIDEMLRSSKPEIEQVETVLKENGIALPPVPPERPEASLDQIPAGARINDPEISAALSKNLAEGLVACSQAMGQATREDIAMMFGQFHLNKAQFGARMLRLNKEKGWIIPPPLHVRVPEPV; encoded by the coding sequence ATGAATTTAAAAACATTAAGGAGTGTCGTTATGGGAGTATTGAGCGGAAATCAAACCGATGAGCCACTTCATTATGGAGAAGTCTTTGCGGTGTGGAGCTACTATGCAGCTTCAAAAGCGGGTGTCGCCACACTTCAAACTTACATGAACCATACAGGGGATGAGGATCTCCGTAACTTGATCGATGAAATGCTTCGCAGTTCGAAGCCGGAAATCGAACAAGTGGAAACTGTTCTGAAAGAAAACGGCATTGCATTGCCGCCTGTACCGCCTGAACGCCCGGAAGCCAGCCTTGACCAAATCCCGGCGGGGGCACGAATCAACGACCCGGAAATAAGCGCGGCCCTTTCCAAAAATCTGGCGGAAGGCCTTGTCGCGTGCAGCCAGGCCATGGGGCAGGCAACACGTGAGGACATTGCCATGATGTTCGGCCAATTCCATTTGAATAAGGCGCAATTCGGTGCCCGGATGCTCCGCCTCAACAAAGAAAAAGGATGGATTATCCCTCCTCCACTTCACGTGCGGGTGCCGGAACCAGTCTAA
- a CDS encoding bile acid:sodium symporter family protein, translated as MKSLARASTFAGNTFAVWVLLFAVLGFLYPEGFTWIGPYIAILLGIIMFGMGMTLTFSDFKAVAQQPKKVAIGVGAQFVVMPLVAYGLAVLLELPPEIAAGVILVGSCPGGTASNVMTYLAKGNTALSVAITSVSTLLAPILTPAITLMLASKWLPVSAGSLFLSIVQIVIIPIILGLLVRLAFKSTVEKSTEILPLISVIAIVAIVAAVVGLSKEKIAETGLLLFSVVMLHNLIGLFIGYWAAKLFKMDHSDSKAISIEVGMQNSGLGAALAAAHFSPLAAVPSALFSVWHNISGPLLATYWGKNHKPGIKQEKTSGHPKAPEVS; from the coding sequence TTGAAATCACTTGCCAGAGCGAGTACATTCGCAGGAAACACCTTTGCTGTCTGGGTTCTGTTATTTGCTGTCCTCGGCTTTCTGTATCCGGAAGGATTCACCTGGATTGGGCCGTACATAGCGATTTTACTCGGCATCATCATGTTCGGCATGGGCATGACCCTGACGTTCAGCGATTTCAAGGCTGTCGCACAGCAGCCGAAAAAAGTGGCGATCGGCGTGGGCGCGCAGTTTGTGGTCATGCCCCTTGTCGCATACGGACTTGCTGTTTTGCTGGAATTGCCTCCCGAAATTGCAGCGGGGGTCATTCTTGTCGGCAGCTGTCCCGGCGGTACAGCATCCAACGTCATGACATATCTCGCAAAGGGGAATACAGCACTGTCAGTCGCCATCACTTCTGTTTCAACATTGCTTGCTCCCATACTGACGCCCGCAATCACGCTGATGCTAGCAAGCAAATGGCTGCCGGTTTCTGCAGGCAGCCTGTTCTTATCAATTGTCCAAATTGTCATCATACCGATCATTCTTGGTCTTCTCGTTAGACTGGCATTCAAATCAACTGTGGAAAAAAGCACAGAAATCCTTCCGCTCATTTCCGTTATTGCGATTGTCGCCATCGTGGCAGCGGTCGTCGGCCTCAGCAAAGAAAAAATAGCAGAAACAGGACTTCTTCTGTTTTCAGTTGTTATGCTGCATAACTTGATCGGCCTTTTCATCGGATACTGGGCCGCAAAATTATTTAAAATGGATCACTCGGATTCAAAAGCAATTTCAATCGAAGTAGGCATGCAAAATTCAGGACTTGGCGCCGCACTTGCAGCCGCACATTTTTCACCGCTGGCAGCTGTACCCAGCGCCCTGTTCAGTGTCTGGCATAACATTTCCGGGCCGCTGCTTGCCACCTATTGGGGAAAAAACCATAAGCCTGGCATCAAGCAGGAAAAAACTTCCGGGCATCCGAAAGCCCCTGAAGTTTCATAA
- a CDS encoding toast rack family protein, with translation MRKWIVSSGCIAVMLLFVTGCQTAVSGETEESDILVEKDEAVELEVELKLGAGELAVSSGAREWVEGTVVYNHKDFEPETTYDSRGKKGKVVIEQKKQSLGNISVGDIKNEWNIRLNKEIPIELAVNSGASDTELDLSGLNLSGLEINAGVGDISVDLSGDWPQSFDVTFETGVGKTTVILPKSAGVKIETHKGIGETNIAGFISEGDGVYVNDAYGKTDVQIEVEANLGVGEANFELK, from the coding sequence ATGAGGAAATGGATTGTAAGTTCAGGGTGCATTGCTGTCATGCTGCTGTTTGTTACAGGATGCCAGACGGCAGTAAGCGGGGAGACGGAGGAATCGGATATTCTTGTTGAAAAGGATGAAGCCGTGGAGCTGGAAGTGGAACTGAAACTGGGAGCCGGAGAACTGGCAGTTTCAAGTGGTGCCCGTGAGTGGGTGGAAGGTACTGTTGTATATAACCACAAAGATTTTGAGCCGGAAACAACATATGATTCTAGAGGGAAAAAAGGAAAAGTAGTGATTGAACAAAAGAAACAGAGCCTGGGCAATATTTCGGTTGGCGATATAAAAAACGAATGGAACATACGGCTCAACAAAGAAATTCCGATTGAATTGGCCGTGAATTCCGGGGCATCCGACACAGAATTGGATTTGAGCGGCTTAAATCTTTCCGGCCTGGAAATCAATGCGGGTGTCGGTGATATATCCGTAGACCTTTCAGGCGATTGGCCGCAAAGTTTTGATGTCACCTTCGAAACCGGCGTCGGCAAGACAACCGTCATTTTGCCAAAATCGGCAGGTGTGAAAATCGAAACGCATAAAGGAATCGGCGAAACGAATATTGCCGGTTTCATCTCTGAGGGAGACGGCGTATACGTCAATGATGCTTACGGTAAAACAGATGTTCAAATTGAAGTTGAGGCCAATCTGGGTGTCGGGGAAGCAAATTTTGAATTAAAATAA
- a CDS encoding thermonuclease family protein, producing MNIFTAAKRYSTTGKMLFSAAALVLALLIAVTGCAGEGVSPETDGKIPPDNGDGSKEAQQEKPIPNSPEDSSSDNEAEKEVYDKQYIPASITRVVDGDTMKVELEDGRKETLRLLLVDTPESVHPDKPVQPFAQEASDYAKNTLTGKNVELKIDVSERDKYGRLLVYLHVDGYDFNKSLIQKGLARVAYVWAPNTSRADEYYEAQKIARQEGIGIWSIEDYAREDGFNDNAAVPGQSEEEASAGSGQVIAGTNTNEESDSSTNTNTGLRYDPDGPDRDCGDFSTQREAQAFYEAAGGPAADPHRLDGRDGDGIVCESLP from the coding sequence TTGAACATCTTTACAGCAGCTAAGAGATACAGTACAACTGGTAAAATGCTGTTTTCTGCGGCAGCACTCGTGCTTGCCCTCCTCATCGCCGTAACGGGATGTGCCGGTGAAGGGGTATCTCCAGAAACGGACGGAAAGATTCCCCCGGACAATGGAGATGGGAGCAAGGAAGCACAACAAGAGAAACCGATTCCCAATTCTCCTGAAGACAGCAGCAGTGATAATGAAGCGGAAAAAGAAGTTTATGATAAGCAATATATTCCCGCGTCCATTACAAGGGTTGTAGACGGCGATACGATGAAGGTCGAGCTTGAAGACGGCCGCAAAGAAACACTCCGCCTGCTTCTTGTTGATACCCCTGAATCCGTCCATCCTGATAAACCGGTCCAGCCCTTTGCACAGGAGGCATCCGATTATGCGAAAAATACACTTACAGGCAAAAATGTGGAGCTTAAAATTGATGTGAGTGAACGGGATAAGTACGGACGCCTGCTTGTTTATTTGCATGTAGATGGGTATGATTTCAACAAATCGCTGATTCAAAAAGGCCTTGCCCGTGTCGCATATGTATGGGCGCCAAACACATCCCGGGCTGATGAATACTACGAAGCACAGAAAATCGCCCGGCAGGAAGGCATAGGGATCTGGTCGATTGAAGATTATGCGAGGGAAGACGGCTTCAATGATAATGCTGCCGTTCCCGGGCAATCAGAAGAAGAAGCTTCTGCCGGAAGCGGACAGGTCATTGCAGGCACAAACACGAATGAAGAGTCCGATTCCAGCACGAATACAAATACCGGTTTGAGATATGACCCTGACGGTCCTGACCGTGATTGCGGTGATTTTTCAACCCAGCGCGAGGCACAGGCTTTTTATGAAGCTGCCGGCGGCCCCGCTGCGGATCCGCACCGGCTTGACGGCAGGGACGGAGACGGGATTGTTTGTGAGAGTTTGCCGTAA
- a CDS encoding PH domain-containing protein, with the protein MGFLDGLMGNASEVDLQSVEEDLEQIVTETERVEKAFKIIRDMMVFTDKRLILIDKQGMTGKKVEYHSIPYKNITHFSVETAGSFDLDAELKIWISSTAEPISKQFRKDKSIYEVQKAIASYVTK; encoded by the coding sequence ATGGGTTTTTTAGATGGATTGATGGGCAATGCTTCAGAGGTCGATTTGCAATCAGTTGAGGAGGATCTGGAACAAATTGTCACCGAAACAGAAAGAGTCGAAAAAGCGTTTAAGATCATCCGTGACATGATGGTCTTTACAGATAAACGCCTGATTTTGATCGATAAACAAGGAATGACAGGAAAAAAAGTCGAATACCATTCCATACCATATAAAAACATTACTCACTTCAGCGTTGAAACAGCAGGCAGTTTTGATCTGGATGCAGAATTGAAAATTTGGATCTCCAGCACTGCTGAGCCGATTTCAAAACAGTTCCGAAAGGATAAAAGCATCTACGAAGTGCAAAAAGCGATCGCTTCTTATGTTACCAAATAA
- a CDS encoding STAS domain-containing protein, with product MSNENKNEYSLQVGPSSFDWKLDEGEFKFMGGDAVLFWIDTAMKSFFDSIEEVSGDESASLVFEAAGFRMGKIVSDFFGDGSSVHKVLSILEKVYPAAGWGYIETDKFDPTDNTAIIRLKNSWEYKINKQQNRKTPTTFLAAHYAGVISGLLDEKIWFKMNKSQLLGDEYDEIMYFPSTITPAENIHTLIREKEQNEIFKLEQLVEQRTKELQEMVRELSSPMIPVLDHIAVIPMLGKYDETRAEDLLDRTLTNLPKVKPKYIILDLTGLDEAINYTFGSLVNKLSLAVSLMGTETILVGISPELSMEMIRSQTEEVNDLQCFSTLKHAILYALSQEGKQLI from the coding sequence ATGTCCAATGAAAATAAAAATGAATATAGCCTGCAGGTAGGTCCATCCAGTTTCGATTGGAAACTGGATGAAGGTGAGTTTAAGTTTATGGGCGGTGACGCTGTCCTTTTTTGGATCGACACTGCGATGAAATCTTTTTTTGACTCGATTGAAGAAGTTTCAGGGGACGAGTCCGCTTCCCTTGTCTTTGAAGCAGCCGGTTTCCGGATGGGTAAAATTGTAAGCGACTTCTTTGGTGATGGTTCCAGTGTCCATAAAGTGCTTTCCATACTGGAAAAGGTCTATCCTGCTGCGGGCTGGGGTTACATAGAAACAGATAAATTTGATCCAACCGACAATACGGCAATAATCCGCCTGAAAAACAGCTGGGAATACAAAATCAATAAGCAGCAGAACAGAAAAACGCCAACAACATTCCTTGCTGCACACTATGCCGGTGTCATCAGCGGGCTTCTTGATGAAAAGATCTGGTTCAAAATGAACAAAAGTCAGCTTCTTGGCGATGAATATGATGAGATTATGTATTTCCCTTCAACGATCACACCTGCTGAAAACATTCATACCCTCATCAGGGAAAAGGAACAAAACGAAATTTTTAAACTTGAACAGCTTGTTGAACAAAGAACAAAAGAATTACAGGAAATGGTTCGTGAACTTTCTTCCCCGATGATTCCTGTCCTTGACCATATCGCTGTTATTCCAATGCTTGGCAAGTACGATGAAACACGGGCTGAAGACCTTTTGGACCGCACTCTCACAAATCTGCCGAAAGTCAAGCCGAAGTATATTATCCTCGATTTGACCGGACTAGACGAAGCAATCAATTATACGTTCGGCTCACTTGTGAATAAATTGTCCCTTGCTGTCTCACTAATGGGAACTGAAACGATCCTTGTGGGCATATCGCCTGAATTAAGTATGGAAATGATCAGATCGCAGACTGAAGAAGTGAATGATCTCCAATGCTTCTCCACCTTAAAACACGCCATATTGTACGCTCTTTCCCAGGAAGGGAAGCAGCTCATCTGA
- a CDS encoding GNAT family N-acetyltransferase produces the protein MEDFVIRDSRPEDLQGLMELDLLVWNKTKTPAVIQWDSVDEYAAAHPAGSQLAAFHNGKVCGYAHFHSPTPLLSNQHVAELAVAVHPGCQGMGVGKQLLETLVEKARSDGKVKLALRVMETNQSAVEFYKTLGFAEQGRLIKEFFINDQYVDDILMYKIINPT, from the coding sequence ATGGAAGATTTTGTGATCAGGGATTCGCGGCCTGAAGATCTGCAGGGCTTGATGGAGCTGGACCTGCTTGTCTGGAACAAAACAAAAACTCCGGCTGTCATCCAGTGGGATTCGGTTGATGAGTATGCGGCGGCCCATCCGGCCGGGAGCCAGCTTGCGGCTTTTCATAATGGAAAGGTTTGCGGATACGCGCATTTTCATTCACCGACTCCGCTTCTTTCAAACCAGCATGTGGCAGAACTGGCGGTTGCTGTTCATCCCGGCTGCCAGGGAATGGGAGTAGGGAAGCAGCTGCTTGAAACTCTTGTTGAAAAAGCACGGTCCGATGGGAAAGTGAAGCTTGCTCTTAGAGTGATGGAAACGAATCAAAGTGCCGTAGAATTTTACAAGACGCTTGGTTTTGCTGAACAGGGCCGGCTTATAAAAGAGTTTTTCATTAATGATCAATATGTGGATGACATCCTGATGTATAAAATAATAAATCCAACATAA